In a genomic window of Anoxybacter fermentans:
- the rsmI gene encoding 16S rRNA (cytidine(1402)-2'-O)-methyltransferase, which produces MLNGKLYLVGTPIGNLEDITYRAVRILREVDLIAAEDTRHTRKLLEYFDIKTPTTSYHEHNEIKKGPQLIEKILKGSSIALVTDAGMPGISDPGYRLVLMAWEANVEVIPIPGPTALITALVTSGLETDRFTFEGFLPRKKNQRKKKLQELIKEPRTMVFYEAPHRLIETLEDLKEVMGESRMVMVARELTKKHEEKVRGTVKEVLAKFKQDSPKGEIVLVVAGSNLAELKEETMGWEGMSVLEHLKVLMDAGLTKKQAIKKVACERNLPKSEVYQIAIKIDVNEFKK; this is translated from the coding sequence GTGTTGAACGGTAAACTCTATCTAGTGGGGACTCCCATTGGTAATTTAGAAGATATAACCTATCGTGCAGTTCGGATTTTAAGGGAAGTTGATCTGATTGCTGCCGAGGATACTCGACATACTCGAAAATTGTTGGAATACTTTGATATTAAGACTCCCACCACCAGTTATCATGAACATAATGAAATAAAAAAAGGTCCTCAACTTATTGAAAAAATACTGAAAGGCAGTTCCATTGCTCTGGTCACCGATGCGGGGATGCCGGGAATCTCCGATCCGGGATATCGTCTGGTTTTGATGGCATGGGAGGCAAATGTAGAAGTAATTCCAATACCAGGCCCAACTGCTCTAATTACAGCTCTGGTTACCTCGGGGCTTGAGACGGATCGTTTTACTTTTGAAGGTTTTCTTCCCAGAAAGAAAAATCAAAGAAAGAAGAAATTGCAGGAGTTAATTAAAGAACCCCGTACCATGGTCTTTTATGAAGCACCCCATCGTTTGATAGAGACTTTAGAGGATCTTAAAGAAGTGATGGGTGAAAGTCGAATGGTAATGGTGGCCCGGGAACTGACTAAAAAACATGAGGAAAAAGTGCGTGGAACGGTCAAAGAGGTTCTGGCAAAATTCAAACAGGATTCACCAAAGGGGGAAATTGTCCTGGTGGTAGCCGGAAGTAATCTGGCTGAATTAAAAGAGGAAACTATGGGTTGGGAAGGGATGAGTGTATTAGAACATCTTAAGGTTTTAATGGATGCAGGTTTGACCAAAAAACAGGCAATTAAAAAGGTGGCGTGCGAGCGGAATTTACCAAAAAGTGAAGTCTATCAAATAGCTATTAAAATTGATGTTAATGAATTCAAAAAATAA
- a CDS encoding HD-GYP domain-containing protein, with protein sequence MDGTKKLPDSLKQIVQELMIQNRKLKLQNQELQRKVKRFSLFSDINQNLNGKFEHQKFYETILEMALRISNNEVGGLFIINPFKHQLVLKAFEGEVEPAVLKWLEGMPEEIERIILKGEIRELVSEDPLLLKIQSFDPLIRSGLFFPLTFSREFIGLGFVMHRHQEFMVHPAQYEEDMRFLTILAQQAYTFVELNRLNFERKNQQLYLKTIEALTGAIDAKDMYTAGHSQRVAEISTTIAYELGLTQREIDIIHYGALLHDIGKIGIPESILNKKGRLTDEEFDIIKRHPVIGTNILRSIDFLEDALSIVRAHHERYDGKGYPDQLKGEDIPFMARIVCVADAWDAMTSDRSYRKALPLEVVIEELEKNAGTQFDPIIVRTLQRKSFAKLRII encoded by the coding sequence ATGGATGGGACAAAAAAATTACCAGATTCTTTAAAGCAAATTGTACAAGAACTGATGATCCAAAATCGGAAATTAAAACTTCAAAATCAGGAATTACAGAGAAAGGTCAAGAGATTTTCTCTTTTTTCTGATATTAATCAGAATTTGAATGGGAAATTTGAACATCAAAAGTTTTATGAGACAATTTTAGAGATGGCTTTAAGAATTTCTAATAATGAAGTTGGTGGGCTATTTATAATTAATCCTTTTAAACACCAGCTGGTACTTAAAGCTTTTGAAGGAGAGGTTGAGCCTGCTGTTTTAAAATGGTTGGAAGGGATGCCTGAAGAAATTGAAAGGATTATATTAAAAGGTGAAATAAGAGAATTGGTATCAGAGGATCCCCTTTTATTAAAAATACAGAGTTTTGATCCCTTGATTAGATCTGGGCTCTTTTTTCCACTGACTTTTAGTCGGGAATTTATTGGATTGGGATTTGTGATGCACCGTCATCAGGAGTTTATGGTTCATCCTGCTCAATATGAAGAAGATATGCGGTTTTTGACAATTCTTGCCCAACAGGCTTACACGTTTGTTGAGTTAAACCGTTTGAATTTTGAACGTAAAAACCAACAACTTTATCTAAAGACTATTGAGGCTCTTACTGGGGCCATTGATGCCAAAGATATGTACACAGCAGGTCATTCCCAGCGGGTGGCAGAAATTTCAACTACTATTGCCTATGAATTAGGATTGACTCAGCGAGAGATTGATATTATTCACTATGGTGCTTTGCTGCATGATATAGGTAAAATCGGTATTCCGGAAAGTATTTTAAATAAAAAAGGACGTTTGACGGATGAAGAGTTTGATATTATTAAAAGGCACCCTGTTATTGGCACCAATATTCTACGTTCTATAGATTTTTTGGAAGATGCATTAAGTATTGTTCGGGCACATCATGAAAGATATGATGGAAAGGGATATCCTGACCAGTTAAAAGGAGAAGATATTCCTTTTATGGCTCGAATTGTTTGCGTTGCTGATGCATGGGATGCTATGACTTCTGACCGTTCTTATCGGAAGGCTTTACCCCTTGAAGTAGTGATTGAAGAGTTAGAGAAAAATGCCGGAACTCAGTTTGATCCAATAATTGTCAGAACACTACAGCGAAAATCTTTTGCAAAGTTAAGAATAATTTAA
- a CDS encoding cyclic-di-AMP receptor, whose protein sequence is MKLIMAIVHDKDAHNLADALVANKVQVTKLASTGGFLREGNTTFLIGIDNERVPEIIEIIRRNCKSRTQTVTPVYPVGNSIETGITYPTEIQVGGATVFVLNVEQFHKL, encoded by the coding sequence ATGAAATTGATTATGGCTATAGTTCATGACAAAGATGCTCATAATCTGGCTGATGCATTGGTAGCTAATAAAGTACAGGTTACAAAACTGGCCTCAACAGGCGGGTTTTTACGCGAAGGGAATACTACTTTTTTAATTGGTATAGACAATGAAAGGGTACCAGAAATTATTGAAATAATTCGCCGAAACTGTAAGTCCAGAACCCAGACAGTTACTCCTGTCTATCCTGTAGGTAATTCCATTGAGACCGGTATTACTTATCCTACTGAGATTCAGGTAGGTGGAGCTACAGTATTTGTTCTTAACGTTGAGCAATTCCATAAACTCTGA
- a CDS encoding methyl-accepting chemotaxis protein yields MKVKILMLSVLCAIITAALMCFVSNTFYSFLGAILLCILAGLMFTRSVFKQLITLKQEVEKLAKGDLTVNLQVTSRDEFAEIGKSINQVVQNLRDKIWEVKDNTIELEETVNEINSGIEETSAAMEEVTASITEMANGAQEQIKQLENTANNIMEIAASIKELATNSQNIAELAQKADENAKKGSRLILDVIKRIEDLKNVIDDSVENMSKLKTNADGINKIAEVITNIADQTNLLALNAAIEAARAGEAGKGFAIVAEEIRKLAENSTKATGEILEIIEIIRSNVDEMAISIDHIKEEMTTSQEQSRLGERELQKIITGVSSVSEQIEIIADGLKSMAAVSDEIVESTKNVTSIAQNATAGTEEVSAAAEETTSAMEEMTSKTDVLIEMVARMKESVEQFKL; encoded by the coding sequence ATGAAAGTGAAAATTTTAATGTTATCAGTATTGTGTGCAATAATTACAGCAGCGTTAATGTGTTTTGTTTCAAATACATTTTATTCTTTTTTGGGGGCAATATTATTATGTATATTGGCAGGCCTTATGTTTACAAGAAGTGTTTTTAAACAATTGATAACTTTAAAGCAAGAAGTAGAAAAATTGGCTAAAGGAGATTTAACTGTAAATCTTCAAGTAACTTCTAGAGATGAATTTGCTGAAATTGGCAAGTCAATAAATCAAGTAGTACAGAATTTGCGAGATAAGATATGGGAAGTTAAAGATAATACTATTGAATTGGAGGAAACCGTTAATGAAATAAATTCTGGAATTGAAGAAACTTCAGCAGCAATGGAAGAAGTAACAGCTTCTATAACGGAAATGGCTAACGGTGCTCAGGAACAAATAAAACAGTTAGAAAATACTGCCAATAATATTATGGAAATAGCTGCAAGTATAAAGGAATTAGCAACCAATTCTCAAAATATTGCAGAATTAGCCCAGAAAGCAGACGAGAATGCTAAAAAGGGTAGTAGATTAATATTAGATGTTATTAAAAGGATAGAAGACTTGAAGAATGTTATTGATGATAGTGTAGAAAATATGTCAAAACTAAAAACGAATGCTGATGGTATTAATAAAATTGCAGAAGTAATTACAAACATTGCAGACCAGACAAACCTTTTAGCATTAAATGCAGCTATTGAAGCGGCAAGGGCAGGTGAAGCGGGTAAGGGTTTTGCTATTGTAGCTGAAGAAATTAGAAAGCTTGCTGAGAATTCTACAAAGGCTACAGGTGAGATTTTAGAAATTATAGAGATAATTCGAAGCAATGTAGATGAAATGGCTATCTCAATTGATCATATAAAAGAAGAAATGACTACATCCCAGGAGCAATCCAGATTGGGAGAGAGAGAATTACAGAAGATTATTACTGGAGTTTCCAGTGTAAGTGAACAGATAGAAATAATAGCTGATGGATTAAAATCAATGGCTGCCGTTAGTGATGAGATTGTAGAGTCTACAAAGAATGTTACTTCAATTGCTCAAAATGCCACTGCTGGAACTGAAGAAGTATCTGCAGCAGCAGAAGAGACTACTTCAGCTATGGAAGAGATGACATCCAAAACCGATGTATTAATTGAAATGGTGGCAAGAATGAAGGAGTCTGTAGAACAATTTAAATTATGA
- a CDS encoding AbrB/MazE/SpoVT family DNA-binding domain-containing protein, giving the protein MMMKSTGIVRKVDELGRVVIPVELRRTLRIAEKDALEIYVDEEKIILKKYEPACIFCGNAGETVTFKNKIICKDCIEEMRSA; this is encoded by the coding sequence ATTATGATGAAATCAACTGGTATCGTACGAAAAGTAGACGAATTGGGACGCGTTGTAATTCCTGTCGAATTACGGAGAACTCTGAGAATTGCTGAAAAAGATGCTCTCGAAATCTACGTTGATGAGGAAAAAATCATCTTGAAAAAATATGAACCTGCCTGTATATTCTGCGGTAATGCAGGTGAAACAGTAACTTTCAAAAATAAAATCATCTGCAAAGATTGTATCGAAGAAATGCGCAGTGCATAA
- a CDS encoding initiation-control protein YabA, giving the protein MDEEILSLLANFWESLQALTLEFQRLKDTTYQLYKKNEELKRENENLKKLLFAKGEAKGKEAQPQVGAGYANLARLYDEGFHICHLNFAEKRHGDCLFCQKLLEGPENEE; this is encoded by the coding sequence ATGGATGAGGAAATTTTAAGCCTTTTGGCAAATTTTTGGGAATCGCTACAGGCATTGACCCTGGAGTTTCAACGACTTAAAGATACCACTTATCAGCTATATAAAAAAAATGAAGAACTTAAACGGGAGAATGAGAATCTAAAAAAACTTCTTTTTGCCAAAGGGGAGGCCAAAGGTAAAGAAGCTCAGCCACAGGTAGGAGCAGGGTATGCTAATCTGGCCCGGCTCTATGATGAAGGTTTTCATATCTGCCATTTAAATTTTGCAGAAAAACGGCACGGTGACTGTCTATTTTGCCAGAAACTTTTAGAAGGGCCGGAAAATGAGGAGTAA
- a CDS encoding 2-hydroxyacid dehydrogenase, translating into MKILVTRKIPEAGLKLLKERFEVEINPHDRNMTKEEIIDAIKDKDGLLCLLSDPITAEVIDAAPNLKVIANYAVGYNNIDVQTATERGIMVCNTPGVLTEATADLAWALLMAVSRRIVESDHYVRAGKFDGWAPMLHLGGDIYGRTLGVIGMGRIGTAVARRGALGFNMKVLYTANSPKPEAEKEFGAKKVSLEELLRESDYVSINCSLTPETKYMIGARELRMMKKTAYLINTARGPVVDEKALVEALKEGIIAGAGLDVYENEPELTPGLAELDNVVLTAHIGSATSETRTKMAIMNAEDIIAALKGRKPKNLVNPEVLTK; encoded by the coding sequence ATGAAAATTCTCGTTACCCGTAAGATTCCAGAAGCCGGACTTAAGCTATTAAAAGAAAGGTTTGAAGTGGAAATAAATCCTCATGATCGTAATATGACCAAAGAAGAGATAATAGATGCGATTAAAGATAAAGATGGGCTTTTGTGTCTTCTCTCTGACCCAATTACCGCTGAAGTGATAGATGCTGCTCCTAATCTAAAAGTTATTGCTAACTATGCAGTAGGTTACAATAATATAGATGTTCAGACAGCCACTGAGCGGGGTATTATGGTTTGTAATACTCCAGGAGTTCTTACTGAAGCTACTGCTGATCTGGCCTGGGCTTTACTTATGGCAGTAAGCCGTCGGATTGTGGAATCTGATCATTATGTTCGTGCTGGAAAGTTTGATGGTTGGGCGCCAATGTTACACTTAGGTGGAGATATTTATGGTCGTACTTTAGGTGTTATTGGGATGGGACGAATTGGTACTGCTGTAGCTCGCCGCGGTGCTCTAGGTTTCAATATGAAGGTTCTTTATACTGCTAATTCACCAAAACCTGAGGCAGAGAAAGAATTTGGTGCAAAGAAAGTAAGTTTGGAAGAGTTGTTAAGGGAGTCAGATTATGTATCTATCAATTGTTCGCTTACTCCAGAAACCAAATATATGATCGGCGCTAGAGAATTGAGAATGATGAAAAAGACAGCTTATCTTATAAATACTGCTCGCGGTCCGGTGGTGGATGAGAAAGCTTTGGTAGAAGCACTTAAGGAAGGAATAATTGCTGGTGCAGGTTTAGATGTTTATGAGAATGAACCTGAATTGACTCCTGGACTTGCTGAGCTGGATAATGTAGTATTAACTGCCCATATCGGGAGTGCTACCTCTGAAACCAGAACTAAAATGGCAATAATGAATGCAGAAGATATCATAGCTGCGTTAAAAGGTCGAAAACCTAAGAATTTAGTAAATCCTGAGGTTTTAACAAAGTAG
- the metG gene encoding methionine--tRNA ligase: MNKKTFYITTPIYYPSDKLHIGHAYTTVAADAIARYKRMNGYDTFFLTGTDEHGQKIERKAQEKGVTPKEYVDEIVSWIKNLWRELKISYDDFIRTTEERHYKVVQHIFKTIYEKGDIYKSEYEGWYCTPCETFWTERQLEEGNCCPDCGRPTEKMKEESYFFKMSKYADQWLKFIEENPDFIQPETRRNEMINFVKQGLEDLCISRSSLKWGIPVPIDEDHVIYVWFDALSNYLTGIKYLEDDEFFNKYWPADLHLVGKEIMRFHTIQWPIMLMSAGLPLPKKVFGHGWLIMKDGKMSKSKGNVVDPLELKKDFGLDAIRYYLLREMTFGSDGTYSTEALIQRINSDLANDLGNLLNRTIAMVRKYFNGVIPEAGPATDFDEDLQVTAKRTIAKMEKSMDVLQMNVALEELWNFIRRTNKYIDETCPWILAKDEAKKPVLGTVLYNLCEALRIIAVALKPFLVETPFKIGEQLGILPDMETYQWEDTRWGLLKPGTMVQGSKPIFPRIDMEEYFAKKGGAFEDVANAVEPQKVKKEASREQNKDKKDQKEYITFEEFQKIDLRVAKVLEAERIEGSSKLLKVQVEVGEEKRQLVAGIAKYYKPEELVGKKVVIVYNMKPAKIFGVESNGMILAASTDDDSLLAVTTLDKDLPTGSKVR; encoded by the coding sequence ATGAATAAAAAGACATTTTATATTACCACACCTATCTATTATCCCAGTGATAAACTTCATATTGGGCATGCCTATACCACAGTGGCTGCTGATGCTATAGCACGTTACAAGCGAATGAACGGTTATGATACATTTTTCTTGACCGGGACTGATGAACACGGTCAAAAAATTGAGCGGAAAGCTCAGGAAAAAGGAGTTACTCCAAAGGAATATGTAGATGAAATTGTTAGCTGGATCAAGAATCTCTGGAGAGAATTAAAGATTTCCTATGATGATTTTATTCGGACTACTGAGGAGCGGCATTATAAGGTAGTTCAGCATATATTTAAAACCATCTATGAAAAAGGCGATATCTATAAAAGTGAGTATGAAGGATGGTATTGTACTCCCTGTGAAACTTTCTGGACCGAGCGGCAGTTAGAAGAAGGAAACTGCTGTCCTGACTGCGGCCGTCCTACTGAGAAGATGAAAGAAGAAAGTTATTTCTTTAAGATGTCCAAATATGCAGATCAGTGGCTTAAATTTATTGAAGAAAATCCTGATTTCATTCAACCTGAAACCCGGCGCAATGAGATGATTAATTTTGTGAAACAGGGTTTAGAAGATCTTTGTATTTCCCGGAGTTCACTCAAATGGGGTATTCCAGTACCTATTGATGAAGACCATGTGATCTATGTCTGGTTTGATGCACTTTCTAATTATTTGACCGGAATTAAGTATCTTGAAGATGACGAGTTCTTCAACAAATACTGGCCTGCCGATCTTCATCTAGTAGGGAAAGAAATTATGCGTTTTCACACTATCCAGTGGCCTATTATGTTAATGTCAGCGGGTCTGCCACTGCCTAAAAAAGTATTCGGACACGGCTGGTTGATCATGAAAGATGGAAAGATGTCCAAATCTAAAGGGAATGTGGTAGATCCATTGGAGTTAAAGAAAGATTTTGGTCTGGATGCTATCCGTTATTATCTTTTGAGGGAGATGACGTTTGGTTCTGACGGTACCTATTCCACCGAGGCTTTGATTCAGCGAATTAATTCAGACCTGGCCAATGACCTTGGAAATCTGCTGAATCGAACCATTGCTATGGTGCGGAAGTATTTCAATGGAGTTATTCCTGAAGCTGGCCCTGCCACTGATTTCGATGAAGATTTGCAGGTTACTGCTAAAAGAACTATAGCTAAAATGGAAAAGAGTATGGATGTTTTACAGATGAATGTGGCTTTAGAGGAATTATGGAATTTTATTCGCCGTACCAATAAATATATTGATGAAACCTGCCCATGGATTTTGGCCAAAGATGAAGCTAAAAAACCAGTACTGGGTACTGTTCTTTATAATCTTTGTGAAGCTCTGCGGATTATAGCAGTGGCATTGAAACCGTTTTTGGTGGAAACTCCGTTTAAGATTGGTGAACAGTTGGGTATTTTACCTGATATGGAAACTTATCAGTGGGAAGATACCCGTTGGGGTCTTTTGAAACCCGGTACCATGGTACAGGGTAGTAAACCAATCTTCCCGCGGATTGATATGGAAGAATATTTTGCGAAAAAGGGTGGAGCTTTTGAAGATGTAGCTAATGCTGTAGAACCACAAAAGGTGAAAAAGGAAGCTTCGAGGGAACAGAATAAAGATAAAAAAGATCAGAAAGAATATATTACTTTTGAAGAGTTTCAGAAAATAGATCTTAGGGTAGCAAAAGTACTGGAAGCTGAACGTATTGAGGGTAGTAGTAAACTGCTCAAAGTACAGGTTGAAGTGGGTGAAGAAAAACGCCAGTTGGTAGCAGGCATTGCTAAATACTATAAACCTGAAGAATTGGTGGGCAAGAAAGTAGTTATAGTTTATAATATGAAACCAGCTAAAATCTTTGGAGTTGAGTCTAATGGAATGATTCTGGCAGCATCCACCGATGATGATAGCCTTTTAGCGGTAACTACACTGGATAAAGATTTACCGACAGGTAGTAAGGTGAGGTAA
- the guaB gene encoding IMP dehydrogenase, translated as MEKFLKEGLTFDDVLLIPGKSDVLPRQVCTKTRFTRNVNLNIPIVSAGMDTVTESKMAIAIAREGGIGVIHKNMSIQSQAEEVDKVKRSESGVIVDPFYLHPDNYIYEAEELMSKYHISGVPIVDKNLKLVGILTNRDLRFVNDYGRKIKEVMTSENLVTAPVGTTLEQAQEILQKHKIEKLPLVDENNVLKGLITIKDIEKAKQFPNAAKDAQSRLLVAAAIGVSRDTEARAEALVKAGVDVLVVDTAHGHSLGVLKTVEFLKKKFPDIDIVAGNVATAEAVRDLINAGADAVKVGIGPGSICTTRIIAGVGVPQITAIYDCAEEAKKYNIPVIADGGIKYSGDIVKAIAAGADSVMLGSLLAGTDEAPGELEIYKGRSYKSYRGMGSLGAMKEGSKDRYFQEDEKKLVPEGIEGRVPYKGPVADTIYQLIGGLRAGMGYCGTRTIAELKEKAQFIRITGAGLRESHPHDVTITKEAPNYSVD; from the coding sequence GTGGAGAAGTTTTTAAAAGAAGGGTTGACTTTTGATGATGTATTGCTGATTCCCGGTAAGTCTGATGTGCTGCCTCGCCAGGTCTGTACTAAGACCCGTTTTACCCGGAATGTCAATTTAAACATTCCTATTGTTAGTGCTGGAATGGATACAGTGACCGAATCCAAGATGGCCATTGCTATTGCCCGTGAAGGTGGAATTGGAGTTATTCATAAGAATATGTCCATTCAAAGCCAGGCGGAAGAAGTGGACAAAGTAAAACGTTCTGAAAGTGGGGTTATTGTAGATCCCTTCTATTTGCATCCGGATAATTATATTTATGAAGCAGAAGAATTAATGTCTAAATACCATATTTCCGGTGTGCCGATTGTCGATAAGAATCTAAAACTTGTTGGAATCCTGACCAATCGCGATTTACGATTTGTTAATGATTATGGTCGGAAGATTAAGGAAGTTATGACCTCTGAAAATTTAGTGACAGCTCCTGTTGGCACAACATTAGAACAGGCTCAGGAGATTTTGCAAAAGCATAAAATCGAAAAGTTACCATTGGTAGATGAAAATAATGTTTTAAAGGGTTTGATTACTATTAAGGATATTGAAAAGGCTAAACAATTCCCCAATGCTGCTAAAGATGCTCAGAGCAGACTTCTGGTAGCGGCAGCCATTGGGGTCAGCCGGGATACTGAAGCCCGTGCAGAAGCACTGGTTAAAGCTGGAGTGGATGTTCTGGTTGTAGATACAGCCCATGGTCATTCGTTGGGAGTATTAAAAACCGTAGAGTTTTTGAAGAAAAAATTCCCGGATATTGATATTGTAGCCGGAAATGTGGCAACTGCAGAGGCTGTACGCGATCTGATTAATGCGGGAGCAGATGCGGTTAAAGTGGGAATTGGCCCCGGTTCTATCTGTACTACCCGGATTATAGCTGGGGTGGGTGTACCACAGATTACTGCTATTTATGACTGCGCAGAAGAAGCGAAAAAATATAATATTCCGGTTATTGCAGATGGAGGTATTAAATATTCAGGTGATATTGTTAAAGCTATTGCTGCTGGTGCGGATTCTGTAATGTTAGGGAGTCTTTTGGCAGGTACGGATGAAGCTCCCGGTGAATTAGAGATTTATAAAGGCCGTTCCTATAAAAGCTATCGAGGGATGGGTTCTCTTGGAGCTATGAAAGAAGGTAGTAAAGACCGTTACTTCCAGGAAGATGAGAAAAAATTAGTTCCAGAGGGAATTGAAGGACGTGTACCCTATAAAGGACCTGTCGCTGATACAATTTATCAACTGATTGGTGGTTTGCGGGCAGGTATGGGATATTGTGGTACTCGAACTATTGCTGAGTTAAAGGAGAAAGCACAATTTATTCGGATTACCGGAGCAGGCTTACGGGAAAGTCATCCACATGATGTAACTATAACCAAGGAAGCACCTAATTATTCTGTTGATTAA
- a CDS encoding tRNA1(Val) (adenine(37)-N6)-methyltransferase, with protein MRNDFHLLPGEELHTLIENELYILQRQDQFRFGIDAVLLANWVKVRRSDKVVDLGTGSGVIPLILAYKRKPQQVIGIEIQKQMAQMAKRSVILNDFENLVEILHWDLRRIKEVMPPNRCTLVVSNPPYFPLGRGKLNPNDAKAVARHEVYCTLSDLIEAAAYLLGTRGRFAFVHRAERIPEIFQQLTARGMEAKLMRLIQPRINQSPNLVLIEAVKGAKPGIKIEPNLVIYDQSGNYTSEVIEMYYGTGGGSVER; from the coding sequence ATGAGAAATGATTTTCACCTATTACCTGGAGAAGAATTACATACTTTGATTGAGAATGAACTCTATATTTTGCAGAGGCAGGATCAATTCCGGTTTGGAATTGATGCTGTTTTATTGGCAAACTGGGTAAAAGTCCGTCGTAGTGATAAAGTAGTAGATCTGGGAACTGGCAGTGGGGTAATTCCTCTTATTTTAGCATATAAACGTAAGCCCCAACAGGTGATAGGTATAGAGATTCAAAAACAGATGGCCCAGATGGCAAAGAGGAGTGTTATCCTTAATGATTTTGAGAATTTGGTGGAGATTTTGCATTGGGATTTGCGTAGGATAAAGGAAGTGATGCCGCCAAATCGGTGTACACTGGTGGTGAGTAATCCACCATATTTTCCTTTAGGAAGAGGCAAATTAAATCCTAATGATGCAAAAGCAGTAGCCAGGCATGAAGTTTATTGTACACTATCAGATTTGATAGAGGCTGCTGCTTACTTATTGGGAACAAGAGGGAGATTTGCCTTCGTCCATCGGGCAGAACGGATTCCGGAAATCTTTCAGCAATTAACGGCCCGGGGGATGGAAGCCAAGTTAATGCGGCTAATTCAGCCGCGGATAAATCAGTCCCCTAATCTTGTATTGATTGAAGCTGTTAAAGGTGCAAAACCAGGAATCAAGATTGAACCTAATCTTGTAATTTACGATCAAAGCGGTAATTATACTTCTGAAGTCATAGAGATGTACTATGGAACGGGAGGTGGGAGTGTTGAACGGTAA
- the holB gene encoding DNA polymerase III subunit delta': MAFRNIIGHKTVVKLLKGALVNQRVSHAYLFAGPEGVGKEFTAIQFAKALNCLEEGEDSCDECRSCRKFASGNHPDFKIIRPVENSISIDQIRELQKDLVYKPYESQWKIYIIDQAHLMTSEGANSLLKTLEEPPRYAVIIMISSRKDGILPTIISRCQLIQFNKLSRNELREYFTKQDEISLKGQNLEEIVLLADGSIGQALKLLKDDQIWDRRNTILKFLLNLNDKTNLEIYEMIQTLEMDRDLSLWEEIFKIIKTFYRDLLILKNINSKEHLINQSYFKEMQKCMEHYSTEDLERVIKLIERTNNVIMTNVNRELALEVMLHKIKARRM; this comes from the coding sequence ATGGCTTTTCGGAATATTATTGGACATAAAACAGTGGTTAAACTTTTAAAGGGGGCATTGGTGAACCAACGGGTGAGCCATGCCTATCTCTTTGCCGGTCCTGAGGGAGTAGGTAAAGAATTTACGGCAATTCAGTTTGCCAAAGCATTAAACTGTCTGGAAGAGGGAGAAGATAGTTGTGATGAGTGTCGGTCATGCCGCAAATTTGCCAGTGGTAATCACCCAGATTTTAAGATTATACGTCCTGTGGAAAATAGTATTAGTATAGATCAGATTCGAGAACTACAGAAAGATCTGGTCTATAAGCCCTATGAGAGTCAATGGAAGATTTATATTATCGATCAAGCTCATCTTATGACTTCAGAAGGAGCCAATAGTCTATTGAAAACTCTTGAGGAACCTCCCAGGTATGCAGTGATTATCATGATAAGTTCTCGAAAAGATGGAATTCTCCCCACTATTATTTCCAGATGTCAATTGATCCAGTTTAATAAACTCTCCCGGAATGAATTGAGAGAGTATTTTACAAAACAGGATGAAATTTCGCTTAAAGGCCAAAATTTAGAAGAAATAGTACTGTTAGCAGATGGGAGTATAGGACAGGCATTGAAGTTGCTTAAAGATGATCAAATCTGGGATCGACGGAATACGATACTTAAGTTTTTACTTAATCTCAATGATAAGACCAATTTAGAAATTTATGAGATGATTCAAACTCTTGAAATGGATAGGGATTTAAGTCTGTGGGAGGAGATATTTAAAATTATCAAAACTTTTTATAGAGATCTTTTGATTTTGAAGAATATTAATAGTAAAGAGCATTTGATTAATCAAAGTTATTTTAAAGAAATGCAAAAATGTATGGAGCATTATTCAACAGAAGATTTAGAAAGGGTTATAAAACTGATAGAAAGAACAAATAATGTAATTATGACCAATGTTAATCGTGAACTGGCTCTTGAGGTTATGCTGCATAAGATAAAGGCACGAAGGATGTGA
- a CDS encoding sigma factor G inhibitor Gin, producing MTQDENRCIFCGELHIDGIRLCGKLICASCEKDLVNTEVDEPAYQCYKNGIKVIWNGEKYRQFLNDNFH from the coding sequence ATGACTCAGGATGAAAATAGATGTATTTTTTGCGGGGAATTACATATAGATGGGATTCGCTTATGTGGTAAGTTGATTTGTGCTTCATGTGAAAAAGACCTGGTCAATACAGAAGTAGATGAACCTGCTTATCAATGTTATAAAAATGGAATTAAAGTGATCTGGAATGGAGAAAAATATCGTCAATTTTTAAATGATAATTTTCATTGA